The genomic window TTCGATGTGGCGGCCAGGGCGAGGAGCGCCAGGATCGCCAGCTGGGTCGGGCGAAGCGCCGGGGCCGTGATGTGGCTCCAACGCCAGGCGAGACCCGCAGCGCCGGTCGCGAACATGGCTACGGACACACCCTGGACGCCGTAGCGAAGAAGCGCCCACTCGAGCGCGAACGGATAGGCCGCGACCACCAGGATTCCCAGCACCGCGAGCCCCATCACCGGCGGGGGCGGCGAACGAAAGGGGTGCCTGTGGGCCATGGGGAACGTAGAGCTCAGAAAATCGGGCGCGGCGTCATCATGGTCGTGAGCGGAAGCGATGCATCGGCATCCCCCTCCCGACCGAGCAGCTCGAGGCCTCGGTGACGCACGCTATTGAAGATCTCACCGGTCTTCTCGAGGATGGCCCGCTGGCTGCGCGGCAGGCCCACCTCTTCGATGAAATCGATGTTCTCGAGGCCGTAGGAGAAGACACCGAGGTTCCCTCGGTAGTATTCACCTCGCTCGCGAACCTGCACTTCGGCCGCGCGAAACAAATCCGAGAAGTTCTGGAGGGCCTGGAGGATGAAGCGCTGCTCGCGCACCTGGCGGCGCAGGTATCGCTCGTCCAGATACTCGTCCAAGAAGTAGGGCGCGACCCAGAGATTGAAATAACAACCGATGTCGAAGTCCCACTTCATGCGCATGAGGTCGAAGCTGCCGATCATGCCGTACAGGCCACGGTAGAGACGCATCGCCGCCTCGAAGCGAAAGGCCAGGAACCCGTCATAGAGTTCGACGCGCCGTGCCATGGCCTGATCGGCTTCGCCAGCCAGATCGCGCTTCACGAGATCGCAGAGGAAATCGTTCTCCAGGGCGATGAAATCTGCACCGGGGCTGTAGAGCGGATCGGGGAAGGCAGCGGCTTCGCCGATCAGCCCCCAGCGATCGGCCGAGAAGAACTGGCTTGTTCCGTACGAGAATTTCTTCAGTCCTTCAACGTCGATCGGCTTGGCCTTGGTCAGAAGGGAGGCCATCACCCGGTGCGACTCCAGGAAGGCGCGGAAGCCCTCCTGAGTGCGGAGGGCTTTGTACTCCCCGGGCGGCTGCCCTACGACACCAATGCTCGTAATGCCGGCACCGAGCGGGATGACCCAGATCCAGTAGCCCGGGTAGCAGAAGTGCATCGTCGAGATGCCGCGAGCGGTATGGCGCGCGCGGGCGGAGAATGCCGGATCGCCCCAATCGTCCACATCGGCAACGCCTTCGAAGCGGCCCCAGACGGAGAGCATCGAGTGGTGTTCTTCCTTTACCCGCAAGCCCAGTGCCCGGGAAACGAGCGCTGTGCGACCGCTCGCATCGAGCAGCCAGCGGCACTCAACGCGTTCGCGATGCCCTTCTCTCTCGATGCGAAATGAGTGGGACGCACCCGCTTGGCCGATCGTCAGGTCGTCCACCGTGGTTCCCGTATGAACCGCAATGCCGGCCTTCTCGTTCATGACCAACAAGTCCGCGTCGAGCCGAGCCCGATCGACCTGGAAAGCGGGATGGAAAGGCAGGTTGACGGTGCCGATCTCGCTCATCTCCGTGAGTTCGGCCTGCTTCTCCGAATTGTCGAAGAAATAACGCAGACCGTTCTTCGGCAGATGGTGCTCGTAGAGGTAGCGGCTGAGCCCGACCCGCCGGATCAGGTAGGAGCCCGCGATCTCGACCGTACTCTCGCCAACCTTGTACGACGTCTCCGTGTTCTTCTCGAAGATCCCGATCGATAGACCAGGCGCCTCGCGCGAGAGCTGTCGGGCGAGCAGACTGCCGCCCATCCCGCCTCCAAGGATCGCCACATCGAGTTTCACACCAAGCTCCCGTTCACCGCTATGCCAATCCGCCGTTCACCGCTACGCCAGTCCGCCGTTAACCGAAATCGTCTGCCCCGTAACATAGGCCGCACCGTCGGAGAAGAGAAATGCGACCACTGCGGCTACCTCCTCCGCTCGGCCCAGGCGTTGCATCGGAATGAGCTTGCGGATCGCCTCCAGATGAGCGGGCTCGACCATCTCGGTCTCGATGAGGCCCGGCGCCACACTGTTCACGGTGATCTCGCGAGCCGCCAGTTCGAGGGAGAGCGCACGGCTCGCACCGATCAGGCCGGCCTTCGATGCCGCGTAGTTCACCTGGCCGCGGTTGCCAATCTGCCCGCTGATCGAGGAGATCGTAACGATGCGTCCGCCCTCGCGAGCCCGCACCATCGGCAGGACCAGGGGCTGGACCACGTGATGAAAGGCATCCAGGTTGGTGCGGAGTACGCGGTCCCACGCATCAGCTCCCATCGCAGGGAAGGCAGCGTCCTCGTGGATTCCCGCGTTGCAGACGATGCCCCAGAACGGCCCGCTCGCTTCGATTTCCCCGGCCAGTGCGTCGCTTGCCGCTTGCCGATCTGCCACGTCGAAACCCAACGTGGTCGCCGTCACTCCCTCTTCGCGACAAGCCTCGGCAACCTCCGCCGCAGCCTCCGCGTTGCGGCCGAAATGGGCGACGATCGGAAAACCGACCCGTGCAAGGGCGATCGCGATCGCGCGTCCAAGCCCACCACTAGCTCCTGTGACGAGCACGCGTTTCGGGCCATCCGCCAGGGCGCGGCGACGCCTCAGCGCCAAGGGCCCGCTCCGCGCGAAGCCAGTTCGGCCAGATCTTCGACGATCATCACATTGAGTGTTCCATGGGCGAGGGGCGGGCGCTCGTCTGCGTCCGCCTCGGGCATTCGTACGCTGCAGGCGAAGGCCTGGGCTCCGTGTGCGCCCCCGCGCAGCCAGCGAGCGGTGACGACGAGTTCGCCTTCCATGTCGAAGGCGGCCGCCGGTAGCGTCGCTCGTCGCGCTCCCAGAAAGAGGCCGGGCAACGGCGGAGAACCTTCTTTCCAGGCACGAAGCCCACCATGGACGGCAATGCATTGAGCCATCCATTCCAGCGCCGCCGTGGCGGGAATCCGCCCATCCGGGAGGGCCAGCACGCCACTTGCGGACGGGCGGACGGCGCAAACCGTCTCCTGCTCGTCATTCCGCAGCACGCGATCGAGCAGACACATGGGTCCGGCATGCGGCACGATCCGTTCGACCTCGGGGAAGGTCATGCAGCACGCTCCTCCGAGTGCCAGCTATCGTAGAAATTGAACCATTGATAGGGCGTCTGACGACAGCCCTCCTCGAGCTTCGCCACGTACGTCTCCAGCCATTTGCGTGCCTGGGCATCCCGCTCCCTCCGCGGCACGATGCCTCCCAAATGGAGTGGCTCCACGATGGCCTCGTAGGTGGCCGCGTCGCGCCGGACGCAGGCGGAGAACAAGAGCGGCGCGCCAAGAACACCTGCCATCAGGAAGGGACGCAGCGAGAACGGCGCCGGGTGCCCGAGGAACGAAACCCACTCCCGACGACCCGTGTCGCCGGGAAAGATCCGATCCCCAAGGATCCCGACGAACTCGCCCCGATCCAGGCACTGGCGAATCTCGAACGCGGTGCGGGTCGAAGACGGATCCAGGGAGATCACCCGAACCGGATGGCTCGGATCGAGTTGGGCCAGGAAGCGGCCGATCTGTTCCGCGTGGCGCGTGTACATCAGCACGTTCACCGCCAAGCCGTGGCGCCCGGCCAGCAGGCGCATCATGTCGAAGCTCCCGAGATGGGAGCCCAACAAGATGGCGCCCTTCCCTTGCTCCGCCAGGGAAAAGAGGTGTTCGCTACCGCGGTGGAGGAACTCGATGTCATCGAGCTCGCCGCCCCACGCGACCATCCGGTCGAAGATGTTCACCGAGAACTCATGGGTGTGACGGAGGCAGGTTCCAAAGGATGGCGCGGGAAGATTCAGCTCGGGTGCAGCGGATCGGAGACGCGTCAAATAGCGACGTTGCGCCACCCGCCCGGCCCGACCCACCGCCGAGAAGTAGAGTGCAATCGGCCACAACAGGCCGCTCGTGAACCGGCGCCCGAGCAAGCGGTACAGCCCCCGCATGAGGCGGGCCGCGAGAAGCGAGCCCGATTCAGCGGCTTGCGCCCAGGCCGGGCTTGCAGGGGGGGGCGTCGGAGAAGACGTGTGCGGGGGCATTGCGGCGGTCATGTATCTCCCGCCTCCATTGCCAGAGCTTTCGGCCGGCTCCAGACCAGCCGTGGACTTCGCACGAGCATGCCGAAGAAGAGACGGATGTAGAGCCACGCCAGCCGAAGATCGTCCCAGAGAATATCGAAATTCGAATGGCCGCCCTTCGGATACACGATAGGCGTGGGCAGATTGACCACCGGCACCCCGGCCCAGACCAGCCGCACGGCCATCTCTGGTTCGAACTCCATATGATCCCCGGTTCGCACCTGATC from bacterium includes these protein-coding regions:
- a CDS encoding NAD(P)/FAD-dependent oxidoreductase: MKLDVAILGGGMGGSLLARQLSREAPGLSIGIFEKNTETSYKVGESTVEIAGSYLIRRVGLSRYLYEHHLPKNGLRYFFDNSEKQAELTEMSEIGTVNLPFHPAFQVDRARLDADLLVMNEKAGIAVHTGTTVDDLTIGQAGASHSFRIEREGHRERVECRWLLDASGRTALVSRALGLRVKEEHHSMLSVWGRFEGVADVDDWGDPAFSARARHTARGISTMHFCYPGYWIWVIPLGAGITSIGVVGQPPGEYKALRTQEGFRAFLESHRVMASLLTKAKPIDVEGLKKFSYGTSQFFSADRWGLIGEAAAFPDPLYSPGADFIALENDFLCDLVKRDLAGEADQAMARRVELYDGFLAFRFEAAMRLYRGLYGMIGSFDLMRMKWDFDIGCYFNLWVAPYFLDEYLDERYLRRQVREQRFILQALQNFSDLFRAAEVQVRERGEYYRGNLGVFSYGLENIDFIEEVGLPRSQRAILEKTGEIFNSVRHRGLELLGREGDADASLPLTTMMTPRPIF
- the fabG gene encoding 3-oxoacyl-ACP reductase FabG, whose product is MHCRPWWASCLERRFSAVARPLSGSATSDATGGRLRHGRRTRRHRSLAARGRTRSPGLRLQRTNARGGRRRAPAPRPWNTQCDDRRRSGRTGFARSGPLALRRRRALADGPKRVLVTGASGGLGRAIAIALARVGFPIVAHFGRNAEAAAEVAEACREEGVTATTLGFDVADRQAASDALAGEIEASGPFWGIVCNAGIHEDAAFPAMGADAWDRVLRTNLDAFHHVVQPLVLPMVRAREGGRIVTISSISGQIGNRGQVNYAASKAGLIGASRALSLELAAREITVNSVAPGLIETEMVEPAHLEAIRKLIPMQRLGRAEEVAAVVAFLFSDGAAYVTGQTISVNGGLA